The following is a genomic window from Staphylococcus saccharolyticus.
AAAAAGATTATGAATGAGGTAGGGTGTTATGACTAAAGTGATTACTACAGTTGAAGACATGCAATCTATTTCAAAATACTATAAGTGTTTAGGTAAATCAGTAGGTTTTATTCCAACAATGGGTGCTTTGCATGATGGGCATCTAAAGATTATGCAACAGTCTGTAAAAGAAAATGACATCACTGTTATTAGTATCTTTGTAAATCCTTTACAATTTGGGCCTAATGAGGATTTAGATGCGTATCCTCGTCAACTTGATAAAGATGTAGTTGCTGTTGAAAAGATTGATGTGGATTATGTGTTTCATCCTAGTGTGAACGAGATGTATCCAGATGAATTAGGCATTGATTTAAAGGTAGGATATTTAGCAGAGGTATTAGAAGGTGCTCAACGTCCTGGCCACTTTGAAGGTGTTGTTACAGTAGTCAATAAGTTGTTTAATATCGTTAGTCCTGATTCCGCATATTTTGGTAAAAAAGATGCGCAACAGTTAGCTATCGTTAAAAAGATGGTTAAAGACTTCAATCATCCAATTAATATTATTGGTGTAGATATAGTACGTGAAGACGATGGCTTAGCTAAAAGTTCTAGAAATGTTTATTTAACTGCAGAGGAGCGCAATGAAGCAATACATTTGAATAAAAGTTTACAATTAGCCTGTCAATTGTATCATGAGGGAGAAAG
Proteins encoded in this region:
- the panC gene encoding pantoate--beta-alanine ligase; translation: MTKVITTVEDMQSISKYYKCLGKSVGFIPTMGALHDGHLKIMQQSVKENDITVISIFVNPLQFGPNEDLDAYPRQLDKDVVAVEKIDVDYVFHPSVNEMYPDELGIDLKVGYLAEVLEGAQRPGHFEGVVTVVNKLFNIVSPDSAYFGKKDAQQLAIVKKMVKDFNHPINIIGVDIVREDDGLAKSSRNVYLTAEERNEAIHLNKSLQLACQLYHEGERHSDLIIKQMTSYLNKHISGKIDKIGIYSYPDLVQQTVIQGQVFISLAVKFSKARLIDNIII